A section of the Nitrospirota bacterium genome encodes:
- the prfA gene encoding peptide chain release factor 1: MIKKLEAIENKYEELAQLLTDQAVFSDFTQYQKYSKEQAEIAGLVRKFREYKKTLSDIKESEEILESEGDSELKELAESELVELKEKQSKIEDEMKLMLIPKDPRDEKSIILEIRAGAGGNEAALFASDLFRMYTKYAEGRRWKVETIDISSTGIGGLKEVVASIQGKGAYGRLKYESGVHRVQRIPVTETSGRVHTSTATVAVLPEAEEVDLKIDEKELRVDTYCASGPGGQGVNTTYSAVRIVHIPTGLIVQCQDSRSQIKNREKALKVLRSRLYELEVERQEKERAHERKTQVGTGDRSEKIRTYNFPQNRITDHRIGITLHKLGMVIEGDLDEMVDALITHYQAESLKEV; the protein is encoded by the coding sequence CTGATTAAAAAACTTGAGGCAATTGAAAATAAATATGAAGAGCTTGCACAGCTTCTGACGGATCAGGCGGTATTTTCCGATTTCACGCAGTATCAGAAGTATTCTAAGGAGCAGGCGGAGATTGCCGGGCTTGTCAGAAAATTCAGAGAGTATAAAAAAACTCTTTCCGACATAAAAGAGTCTGAGGAAATTTTAGAGTCAGAAGGGGACAGCGAGTTGAAAGAACTCGCTGAATCAGAGCTTGTTGAGCTTAAGGAAAAGCAATCAAAGATTGAAGACGAGATGAAGCTGATGCTTATTCCCAAGGACCCGAGGGATGAGAAAAGTATTATCCTTGAAATAAGGGCGGGCGCGGGCGGGAATGAGGCTGCGCTTTTTGCCTCTGACCTTTTTAGGATGTACACTAAATACGCCGAGGGCAGACGCTGGAAGGTGGAAACCATAGACATCAGCTCAACGGGCATAGGCGGCTTAAAAGAGGTCGTTGCATCCATACAGGGCAAGGGCGCATACGGCCGGTTGAAGTATGAAAGCGGGGTACACCGCGTGCAGAGGATTCCTGTAACAGAAACTTCAGGAAGGGTTCATACGTCTACCGCTACGGTTGCAGTACTGCCTGAGGCTGAGGAAGTTGATCTGAAAATTGATGAAAAGGAATTACGGGTTGACACCTACTGCGCATCAGGCCCCGGAGGGCAGGGTGTTAACACAACATATTCTGCAGTGAGGATTGTTCATATACCGACAGGGCTGATAGTGCAATGCCAGGACAGCCGCTCTCAGATTAAAAACAGGGAAAAGGCTTTGAAGGTTTTGCGCTCAAGGCTTTATGAACTTGAAGTTGAGAGGCAGGAAAAAGAAAGGGCGCATGAAAGAAAAACCCAGGTCGGCACAGGCGACAGGAGTGAAAAAATAAGGACCTATAACTTTCCGCAGAACAGAATTACCGACCATAGGATCGGCATTACCTTGCATAAACTCGGCATGGTCATAGAGGGCGACCTTGACGAGATGGTAGACGCCCTTATAACACATTATCAGGCGGAGAGTCTGAAGGAAGTATAA